The following are encoded together in the Salvia hispanica cultivar TCC Black 2014 chromosome 6, UniMelb_Shisp_WGS_1.0, whole genome shotgun sequence genome:
- the LOC125196605 gene encoding BRAP2 RING ZnF UBP domain-containing protein 2-like, whose product MLEMRIVRTEGLEDRYSVLIRLDDQKNADYVYKLYNGKCFSSLEEETCRMFFTVDMQYTGSIEHSQPSSASSTELPNCPVCLERLDQDTAGIKS is encoded by the exons ATGTTGGAAATGCGAATTGTGAG GACTGAAGGATTGGAAGATCGCTACAGTGTGTTAATCAGGCTTGATGATCAAAAAAATGCAGATTATGTTTACAAGCTGTACAATGGAAAGTGTTTTTCATCACTTGAG GAGGAAACGTGCCGCATGTTCTTCACTGTAGATATGCAATATACTGGGTCAATTGAACACTCACAGCCTTCCTCGGCAAGCTCTACAGAGCTGCCTAATTGTCCAGTTTGTCTTG AGAGACTAGACCAAGATACTGCTggaattaaatcataa